The following coding sequences lie in one Eleginops maclovinus isolate JMC-PN-2008 ecotype Puerto Natales chromosome 21, JC_Emac_rtc_rv5, whole genome shotgun sequence genomic window:
- the pde7a gene encoding LOW QUALITY PROTEIN: high affinity cAMP-specific 3',5'-cyclic phosphodiesterase 7A (The sequence of the model RefSeq protein was modified relative to this genomic sequence to represent the inferred CDS: inserted 1 base in 1 codon) — protein MEVCYQLPVLPLDRPVPKHVLSRRGAISFSSSSSLFGAPDPRQLSQRRGAISYDSSDQTALYIRMLGDVRVRSQVGFEPERRSSHPYLCIDFRTLHTRLGHGTTAAGSSPERRVHRLLSFQRYLHSSRLLRGVPQQIPLHILDEDYTGQARCMLEKVGTWNFDIFLFDRLTNGNSLITLTFHLLNQYGLVELFQLDMVKLWRFLVMVQEDYHSDNPYHNAVHAADVTQAMYCFMQEPILAKSLTSCDILLGLIAAATHDLDHPGXNQPFLIKTDHYLATLYRNTSVLENHHWKSAVGLLRETGLFSHLPAEDSLNMERELGSLILATDISRQNDYLSRFRRHLDQDNLCLSNASHRHFLLQMALKCADICNPCRPWELSKQWSEKVTDEFFQQGDIEKKHKLEVSPVCDRGINTVGDIQIGFMSYVVEPLFAEWTRFSDTRLSQTMMGHMRLNKASWGALQQQQTSVSVEAEPSSPGTDAEDGGATGGSSSKEIPQGSRES, from the exons AGACGAGGGGCCATCTCCTACGACAGCTCCGACCAGACAGCACTGTACATTCGCATGCTAG GAGATGTGAGAGTGAGAAGTCAGGTTGGGTTTGAACCGGAACGAAGAAGCTCCCACCCTTACCTGTGCATCGACTTCAGGACTCTTCACA cgcgGCTGGGCCATGGGACCACGGCAGCGGGCTCCTCTCCGGAGAGGAGGGTCCACAGACTGCTCAGCTTCCAGAGGTACCTGCACTCCTCCCGGCTGCTGCGGGGCGTCCCCCAGCAGATCCCCCTCCACATCCTGGATGAAGACTACACTGGACAGGCCAGA TGCATGCTGGAGAAAGTCGGGACCTGGAATTTTGACATTTTCCTCTTCGATAGGTTGACAAACG GGAACAGCCTGATCACCCTGACCTTCCACCTGCTGAACCAGTACGGCCTGGTGGAGCTCTTCCAGCTGGACATGGTCAAACTGTGGAGGTTCCTGGTCATGGTCCAGGAGGACTACCACAGCGACAACCCCTACCACAACGCTGTCCACGCTGCCGACGTTACACAGGCCATGTACTGCTTCATGCAGGAACCCATT CTTGCCAAGTCTCTGACCTCCTGTGACATCCTTCTGGGACTCATCGCCGCCGCCACACACGACCTGGACCATCCGG TCAACCAGCCTTTCCTCATCAAGACTGACCACTATCTTGCTACACTCTATAGG AATACCTCAGTTCTGGAGAACCACCACTGGAAGTCAGCAGTGGGCCTGCTCAGAGAGACCGGGCTCTTTTCCCATCTGCCCGCGGAGGACAG TCTGAACATGGAGAGGGAGTTGGGCTCCTTAATCCTGGCCACCGACATCAGCCGACAGAATGATTACCTGTCCAGGTTCCGCCGGCACCTGGACCAGGACAACCTGTGCTTGAGCAACGCCAGCCACCGGCACTTCCTCCTGCAG ATGGCTCTGAAGTGCGCGGACATCTGTAACCCCTGCAGACCCTGGGAGCTGAGCAAACAGTGGAGCGAGAAAGTGACCGATGAGTTCTTCCAACAAG GAGACATTGAGAAGAAGCACAAACTTGAAGTGAGCCCGGTTTGTGACAGAGGGATCAACACAGTGGGCGACATTCAAATCG gCTTCATGTCGTACGTGGTGGAGCCGCTGTTCGCAGAGTGGACCCGCTTCTCCGACACACGGCTCTCCCAGACCATGATGGGCCACATGAGGCTGAACAAGGCCAGCTGGGGGGCCCTGCAGCAGCAACAAACCTCCGTCTCCGTGGAGGCGGAGCCCAGCTCACCCGGCACCGACGCAGAAGACGGCGGCGCTACAGGAGGAAGCAGCTCCAAAGAAATACCTCAGGGAAGCAGAGAATCCTGA